From a region of the Armatimonadota bacterium genome:
- the dnaA gene encoding chromosomal replication initiator protein DnaA produces MTDKQLQLGEDDAFLALQHAWQHALEVLEEQVNRPSFESWIKTARPLSIDGSLVKIATNSRFAKHWLESKHIGLIKEILEADMGTSLSVRVELVESNEPVLLAEKLPTKPKPHPKEEDEPISLPINNQYNFENFVVGPTNRLAHACAMAIAESPGRTYNPLFVYGGPGLGKTHLMHALGQAAMTNFPGMKVAYVSGEAFTYHYVNSLREHKAAEFRRRYRSIDLWLVDDIQFLVGKERTEEEFFHTYNAIYEMGNQIVLTSDRAPKDLKLDTRLLSRFECGMIADIAPPDLETRMAILETKAEYEHIALSNDVILYIAKLITSNVRRLESALIQLHAYASLMKTSVTPTLAEEVLSKHFGETAAPVIDAQKVQLEVVNKFNVDLSDLKGKCRSADIVLPRQIAMYLMRELTDYSLPSIGKAFGGRDHSTVLHACKKIEEKMAEDKNFNMLVTELARQIKMGKSC; encoded by the coding sequence TTGACCGATAAACAGCTTCAACTAGGTGAAGACGACGCTTTTCTTGCACTGCAGCACGCATGGCAGCATGCTCTGGAAGTGCTGGAGGAGCAGGTCAACAGGCCGTCGTTCGAAAGCTGGATAAAGACGGCCCGCCCCCTGTCCATAGACGGGAGCCTGGTAAAGATAGCTACAAACAGCCGGTTTGCAAAACACTGGCTGGAGAGCAAGCATATTGGGCTCATCAAAGAAATTCTCGAGGCCGACATGGGCACAAGCCTCAGTGTGCGTGTAGAGCTTGTTGAGAGCAACGAGCCTGTCCTGTTGGCTGAGAAACTCCCCACCAAACCAAAGCCGCATCCCAAAGAAGAAGACGAGCCTATATCACTGCCGATCAACAATCAATACAATTTCGAAAACTTTGTGGTCGGCCCGACAAACAGGCTGGCGCATGCATGCGCGATGGCGATTGCCGAAAGCCCCGGCAGGACATACAACCCGCTTTTCGTATATGGCGGACCGGGGTTGGGCAAAACGCATCTGATGCACGCTCTGGGCCAGGCGGCTATGACCAACTTCCCCGGTATGAAGGTAGCGTATGTCTCCGGCGAGGCATTTACTTACCACTATGTAAACTCGCTTCGTGAGCACAAGGCGGCTGAGTTCAGGCGCAGGTATCGCAGCATAGACTTATGGCTGGTGGACGATATTCAGTTCTTGGTGGGCAAAGAACGCACCGAGGAAGAGTTTTTCCACACGTACAATGCTATCTATGAGATGGGCAATCAGATCGTGCTCACCAGCGACCGCGCCCCCAAGGACCTGAAACTCGACACAAGGCTCCTTTCGCGGTTCGAGTGCGGAATGATCGCGGATATAGCTCCGCCGGACCTCGAGACTCGAATGGCAATTTTGGAGACAAAAGCCGAGTATGAGCATATTGCTCTTTCCAACGATGTGATCTTGTATATAGCCAAACTTATAACCTCCAACGTGCGAAGGCTCGAAAGCGCGCTTATACAGCTTCATGCCTATGCGTCACTTATGAAGACATCGGTCACCCCCACTCTGGCAGAGGAGGTGCTGAGCAAGCACTTCGGGGAGACGGCGGCGCCCGTTATAGATGCTCAGAAGGTGCAGCTTGAAGTAGTAAACAAGTTCAATGTCGATTTGAGTGATCTCAAAGGCAAATGCCGGAGCGCGGACATAGTTTTACCCAGGCAGATCGCGATGTATCTTATGCGTGAGCTTACCGATTATTCTCTTCCATCGATAGGAAAAGCTTTCGGCGGACGTGACCACTCTACCGTGCTTCATGCATGCAAGAAAATAGAGGAAAAGATGGCTGAGGATAAAAACTTCAATATGCTTGTTACGGAACTTGCGCGCCAAATCAAG